The DNA region AGTTTTCTGAGCTGCAGTGCACACATTCAGGAGGCAGAAGCTCCTCCCCTCCTGACAGACGGACAAACTGGAACTCAGAAGGCAGGAGTCACTCCCCTAGTGTCGGGGAGACTGGGGCTCTGAGAGTTTGATGCCAACAACCCCTCCGCCTGGGCCCATGCTCCCCGACCCCAAGCTTCCCGAACCCTCGGGACTGTTCACTCGCTCCCTCTCCCTGAAAACAACCCCGGCACCGTCCGTTGTGGGAGGGCTGGTTCCTGTCCTCACCCAGGTGATGCCTCCGTGGGGGATCGTGTGTGGCCACCTGGCAGGAGTGTGGGGGTGATGGCAGCCGGGGGCCGTGTGCACACAGGGGACAGCGGGCAGcaggtgggtcagagggagagcgGTAGTTTGGGGCATATAATCTGGAGCAATCCGGCAGGGCTCTGACCTGCAGGCACACAGTTGGGGGACCGCCTCGGCCAGCGCAGGTCCTGTAGCCATCCCGGGTCCCGGTGGCGACATTCTGTCCCAAGGCTGGCCTCGAGACGCAGCCCCGGCGTGGCGGGCCCTGCTTTGTGGGGGCCTGCACAGCGCGGCCTCTGCGTTCCTCGGCTGCGGGGCTGCTTGGGGCCGGGCTCTTCCCCAAGCTCAGGAAAGGTAACGCCGGCAGAAAAAGGCTCCTTGGGAGTGGCAGGGATTCTAAGCGCACCTCATCAATCCAGACCTGACGTTCAGATCAGAAGGAAGCGGTGGGATGGATTCTGACCCATATTCAGAAACATGACTACAGACAGAAAATACGGGGCTATCACGGAACCTGCGGAATTTCCATTCAGGTCACTAACGATTACCAGGTCCTTACTTTTGTACTGAGGTCACGTGGAGGCGAGGTGGCTCAGGAGCGCCATCAGTCTGGGCCTCCGTGCTTATGTTCACAAGTCCCCTTCAGAGCGTCCTGGCTGGTCACTCACTCACTGGGTGACCCCGAGCAAAGCATTTAATGCCCCGAGTCTTAGGGTCTTCCCCAGAGAAACGGGAATCCTAGTGGCGTCCACTCCTCAGGGCGTTAAGGGGAccggggaggagagaggcagagcactGCGCGCGGGGACTGCCAACGTGACACACCTTCCGGGGAATGCACTCGTGCTGGGCAGACAGTCCTCCTTCCTGCCGAACGACGGACACGGTTTCATTCCACCCAGCTCAGGCTCCAGGCCAAGATTTTAAAAGCGGAAAGAAAGTTTGGGGGCAGACTCCCCAAGCCTGTCTGCAGGGCACTGCATCCTGCGGGCAAAGCCCTTCTGTGTAAACCAGCCTCCCCGCCTCTCAGACGCCCTGCCTGGTCTAAGCTgcctttcatttctgaaggaaagaaagtcTCTCCGTATTTGAATGGCAGGTGTCCACAGCTCACAAAGCCGGGACTTGAAGGTCCTTTTTATAGGATGCATAAAGCTACTTCCTACACAGCAGGTGTTATCATTCCTACGGGGTTGGGCAGTTCTCAGAACATGGGCACGTCTTTTTCCTCCACAAACACAGCTCTGCGTGGAAAACGATACACAGCGAGTGACAACTCAGCGCGAAGAGCCAGGTGGTTTATTTggttttcttccctctgccagaGGAGCTCTCGCCGGGCCCATGTGTCCTGGGGGTTCCGCGGAGGCACGAGGCAAAGGTGTGGGGAGCCCCGCCGATGCCTCGCCTCCCTGCACCAGCAGCAGCGGGACGGGCCACCGACTCAGCAGCGGGGGGCCTGAAGGGCCAACCGGAGGCCCTTGGCCAGGGCTGGCGGTGTGGGGCTCTCGGCCAGGCAGCTCACAGGCAGGCCCTGGGCGGTCAGCGCGCGGGCTGTGCTGGGGCCAATGGCGGCAAactgcagggggagagagagggagcttcAGCGCACCTGCGGGGCCGGCTGGGCGGACGGGGGCAAGGCCTGGGCCCGTCAGGTCGTCGCAGCTCCTAGCACGTGTGATCACCCCTCCCGATGCGAACCCAGCCCTACACCCGCGAAATGCCTTTGCCTGCATGACCTCATTACAGCCTCCCCGCCGGCCTGCGGCTCGGGTGCAGGGCAGGGGCGCCAGGCCCCTGCCCCGGTGCCCGCCGTCTTGGCTGCCTCTCCATAAGCCTCAGCCGCCCACAGttctgccctgggtggggggccAAGTGGAGCAGACAGCAAAGTCTGAAAGGTGctctgggggtggcaggggcccCGGCTGCGCTCCCCAGGAAAACGCAGCAGCCGAGACCGGGACCTGGAGCCGGAGGCCAGGTTCCCATCCTAGCTCCACAGGATAGTGGCCCTAGCAAGTgaccctccctctctgggcctccgtcccttcatctgtaaaacagagggGAACAGCCTTCCCCGTTGGGCTGCTCTGAGGATCACGTGGGGGCAATGTGAGCAACCACGTGGCCAGGGGCCCTGGCACAGAGAAATGGTCGGCGGCCACCAGTGGCTGCCGCTGATGGGAATACGGTTACTCCAGATGAGAAACTCCAGCGGCCTGAAGCTCGTCAGCCGGATGCCTGTCTCCAAACATCGCACGTTTGATGGTCACATGCAGAGCCTCGCTTGGGGCTGAATGTGGTTTTTTGTTGTGGTGACCCCGGCCCTTGCTAGGTGTCCTCACAAGTCACTTAGCCCCTCTggtcctgtttcctcatctgtaaaaggggtaCAATTACCCTTGCTTGGCAGGGCTAGTTGGGGGGTAAATAAGATCTGTTGCTCTGGCAGGGAGAGCACTCAcgtcacccccaccccaacactggGGTGCACGCACCCCTGCCTGGGAGTAGGTCTGTGAGGATGGCAGCCCTTACCCTGGGCCGGGTGTGGTGCAGAGAACAATCTCAAGACTTGAAGCCCCTCTTTCTGGGGCATGTCAGAGCCACAGGACAGAGGCTGCTGCCCCCCCGGAAGCCCGAGCTCCTgtagccctcccccacccccgccactccACCCTGAGATGCAGCCATTCCTCAAGAAACTCCCTGAGGAAAAGATGGTGCCGGACCCCTACCTCAGAGCAGGCACAAACGTGAACTCAAAGTGGATCAcggacctaaatgtaagaactgaGACTGTAGACACAGAAGAAACGTGGGGGGGCCCTTCATGCCCTGGGATTGGGCAGTGGTGTCTGAGACACAAGTCGCAAAGGAAAAGATAGATGAGTGGGTCTTCACCAAAACGGAAAAACCGTCGTGCCTCTAAAAGGGCACCGTCTCAGAAGTGCAAAGACAGCTCATGGGATGGGGAAAATGTATCGGATGGGGAACTTGCATCCAGGAACCCGTACAGCCCAGCAACAGCCGCAACAAGACAAACGGCCAGGACGTGAACAGACACCTCTCAGAAGAAGATACAGAAACAGCCGACACGCACAGGGAAAGACGCTCAGCGTCATCGGTCACGGGAGCAATCCAAGTCAAAACTCccccacaggggcgcctggatggctcagtcggttgagcgactgccttcggctcgggtcatgatcctggagtcccgggatcgagtcccgcattgggctccctgctcggcagggagtctgcttctccctctgatcctcttccctctcgtgctctctgtctctcattctctctctctcaaataaataaataaaatcttttaaaaaaaaacaaaaaaaacaaaaaactcccccACAGCCGCTGGGGCGGCTGTGATCGTGAAGACCAAACTTACAAGTATTGGTAAGGGGGGGCAGGAAGCAGAACCCTCCTGCGTAGCTGGTAGTCCCGATTTTGCTTGATTCCTACCCCTGGACCGGTGGGCGGATTCTACCAGATACTGCCTGGAAGTGCTCCGTCACCTGGCCACGGCTCAGGTATCACCGCAGCTAACAACGTGGAATCCGTcctcctgggttcaaatcccttcCTCCTGTGAGGCCTAGGGCAAGACGCACTACTTCTCTGAGCCCAGTTCTCCACCTGCAGAACTGGGAACCGGTGCGGACTGCGAAGGTGTGCCGTGAGTCGCACCTGTAGTAAAAGCTAAGAGCACGCACTCTGTGTGAGTGCACACGGTGCTGGTGGCCTctgtcctggggccccaggtggCCTCCACCCTTTCCTCGGTCCCACTGGAGCCAGTTCAAGAGCCTTTCCGTTACAGGCCCCAAAAGCCTCGTCGTTACTTATAGACTCCTAGCAAATGTGGTCCCTCACAAGTGGGAATGCCGTCCCATGCCTACGTCACTGCCCTCCCCTTGTCATGGAGGCACATTATCATCCCACAGCCTCGTGGGAAGAAGGGTGAGTGCAGTACAATAAGATATCTTGAGAGAGTTCACGTCACTGCTACCACAGGATATTGTTGTAACGgctttattattagctattgttgtttatctcttactgtgcctaatttagaaattaaacttcaTCACAGGGatgtatgtgtaggaaaaaaCACATATATCAGGATTGGGTAGTAGCCGTGCTTTCACACATCCACTTGAGGGTCTGGGAACTTATCCCCTGCAAATAATGGGTGACTACGTGTCTATAAAAGCCACAGAGGGATAATCATCCTCATGATAGAAATGaggaaataggctcagagaggttaagtaaggtGTCCGAGAGCACGAGCCAGGAAGTGATGCTGGAGAATTCTCGAGCCCGGTCTCTCCAGGGCTACGAGGTGACATCAGGGTGTCTGCTTGGTCAGGAGTGCTTTGGCTTTACATGGGAACTCTAGGTAAttagtaagaatttttaaaaaccttaaaagacCAAAAGCCCACTGAATATCTCACCTTAATTTGATCAATGTTGTCGCCAGATAACTCTTGAATATGCTTGAGGCTGTAGGTAAGGCCGGAGGGACTGAAAAATGTGATGCTGGCCGGAACGCCCTGCAGGGAGAGCATAAGATCAGTCTGTCGCCACAGGCCAAGGAGAGAGAATGTTCCCCTGGTTCCCCCAGCCAGGCACCATCagccctggagccccaggaggcAGCCCCCAGGCAGCCCCACAGATTCACAGCAGGAGGGCTCCTGGTGGACGTGGCCTTCTCTGCTCCCTCGAGGCCAGGGCCGAGTTCAGGCGAGGCACCGTTCAGAGGACAGGGTGCCACTGGGGAGGCTGGGCGCTGCTCCTCATCGCTCTGCGGCCCACAGGTGTGTGTCTGCCTGGCCAGAGGACAGGGGCACTGTGGACCCGCATGCCCAGCCGAAGCAGACACTGCCCCTAGCTCACGTGGCCAAAGTGGCCCTGATCAGTGAGGCAGCAGTCCAGGCTGTCAACCCTGCGTCCTTTCTCAGGAGACAGAAGGCAGACTGGCTGCGTGGCTCTCTGTTTTCGTTTGCACTAAGGGGACGTCCAGAACCAGCAAGGCATTCAGAAGCCTGtcccaggagaggggggaggcgTCGCACTGAATACAGATGTGGAAAACCTTAACTCACACAGGCGCCACCCACCCCCCTGCCCGAAGCCTTCAGAGGTCCCTGTGGCTTCCTCGGTGGGCACTGTGGGCCTTCCCAGTATGGGCCGAGCCTCCCGTCCCAGCCTCTGCCCCGGGGCTCCCCCAGTGCCCCACACATGCCGGACAGTCCCAGCATGGCCCCTTGCTGCCCAGGCTCACTGTGTCTGGGGTGATATCCACAGGGCTTTgtgcattttctctcctttcaccTTTCTAAAAACCTTCTGAGAGAGGtctattcccatttcacagatacagCGATGGAGCCTTGGGCAGTCATGCGGCTGGGATGGTGGAACCACGCACAGGGGTTTGGGCCTCCCCGCCGCCAAGTCTCCTGCAAGCACCACCCACCTGCTTCGAATAGTAGCTGTTGAGGTTCACTTGGATTCCCGGGTGTGGGATCTTCTGATAGACAGTTATGCTTTCCATGGGAATCCCTGGACACAATCAAAAGCAGGGAATAGGCTTTATTCCACCGGGAACACCGGGCTCCATCCTGAGGCTCTCCTCTGCCCCAGGACCTGCCCCGGGGTCCGTCCACACCAGCACCACCCGCACCCTTGGCGAAGGCTGTGACACTCTGCGGGCTCCTAGCCGGAGCCGAGCGGGCAGACGAGCGCAGGGCTACGGTCAGGACAGTAGACTGCACCCCACGAGGGCCACCCGCCCTCCCTCAGCCTGCCCTCCCCCGGGGGCTCCGCACGGCGGACCCCGAACGCGGACCACGAAGGCTCCCGGCAGACCCGAGGAGGCGGACCAGGGAGGCTGTGTCCACGAGCCAATGCATTGCTGTCACCTCTGTCCTTGAGCATTTTCGGCAGGATTTCTCCTTTGACGGTTCCACAGGGAAACAGAAGAGGCAATGCTGGTGACTCCCCTGCGGATAAATAACCAGACTTTGTCAACGCTTTCAAGAAGGGGGTGCATGTGCCCAGGGCACGGGGAGCAGCAGTTCCGGGCTGCCCAGCGGCTGTGCGTGGGAGGGAAGAAGCTGACCCTGCTGTAGGAAGATCACAGGGGATTCGGCCACGGCGCTCAGAAAACGGGCATCCCTGCAAGCCGGGGCCGCTGTCCCCcaggcccctccagcccctctg from Neomonachus schauinslandi chromosome 6, ASM220157v2, whole genome shotgun sequence includes:
- the UROS gene encoding uroporphyrinogen-III synthase, with the protein product MKVLLLKDAKEDDCGQDPYIRELGLYGLEATLIPVLSFEFLSLPSFSEKLCHPEGYGGLIFTSPRAVEAVDLCLEKDNKTEVWKHSLREKWNAKSVYVVGNATASLVNKIGLDTEGAHCGNAEKLAEYICSRESPALPLLFPCGTVKGEILPKMLKDRGIPMESITVYQKIPHPGIQVNLNSYYSKQGVPASITFFSPSGLTYSLKHIQELSGDNIDQIKFAAIGPSTARALTAQGLPVSCLAESPTPPALAKGLRLALQAPRC